From the genome of Mycobacterium dioxanotrophicus, one region includes:
- a CDS encoding AAA family ATPase gives MLQTIAIRGYRSLRDVTLPLTDLTVVTGANGTGKSSLYRALRLLADCGRGQVIGSLAREGGLQSVLWAGPEQPAEEAQGTTRTRPISLELGFASDDFGYLVDLGLPQMAGTGPTAFALDPEIKREMVFAGPVLRPSSALVRRTREYAEAAAESGRGFDELSRSLPSYRSVRAEYAHPHALPELSAVSERLRDWRFYDGFRVDAGAPARRPQVGTRTPVLSDDGADLAAATQTIIEAGLDDLARAVADAFDGASVSVAVNDGLFDLQLHQRGMLRPLRAAELSDGTLRFLLWAAALLSPRPPSLMVLNEPETSLHPDLVRPLATLIATAATQTQVVVVTHSRALLEFLDTTPVADEKRGRAIEVELYKQWGETKVAGLGLLTTPAWHWGNR, from the coding sequence ATGCTGCAGACCATCGCCATCCGGGGCTACCGGTCACTGCGCGACGTGACGCTGCCGCTGACCGACCTCACTGTCGTCACCGGCGCCAACGGCACCGGCAAGTCGTCGCTCTACCGGGCGCTGCGACTACTCGCCGATTGCGGACGCGGCCAGGTGATCGGGTCGCTGGCGCGGGAGGGCGGATTGCAGTCCGTGCTGTGGGCCGGGCCGGAGCAGCCGGCCGAGGAGGCGCAGGGCACCACCCGTACCCGCCCGATTTCGCTCGAACTCGGCTTTGCCTCAGACGATTTCGGCTACTTGGTCGACCTCGGTCTGCCACAGATGGCCGGCACCGGGCCGACCGCGTTCGCGCTGGATCCCGAGATCAAACGCGAGATGGTCTTCGCCGGCCCGGTGTTGCGGCCCAGCTCGGCGCTGGTGCGTCGCACCCGCGAATATGCCGAGGCAGCAGCCGAATCCGGCCGGGGCTTCGACGAACTGAGCCGGTCGCTGCCCTCCTACCGCAGCGTGCGCGCCGAATACGCCCACCCCCACGCCCTGCCCGAGTTGTCGGCGGTCTCCGAACGGTTGCGCGACTGGCGCTTCTACGACGGCTTCCGGGTCGACGCAGGTGCTCCGGCGCGCCGGCCGCAGGTGGGCACCCGCACCCCGGTGCTCTCCGACGACGGAGCCGACCTCGCCGCGGCCACCCAGACCATCATCGAGGCCGGGTTGGACGACCTGGCCCGCGCGGTCGCCGATGCTTTCGACGGCGCCTCCGTCTCGGTCGCCGTCAACGACGGGCTCTTTGATCTGCAACTGCACCAACGCGGTATGTTGCGGCCCCTGCGCGCCGCTGAATTATCCGACGGCACACTGCGTTTCCTGCTGTGGGCGGCAGCCTTGTTGAGCCCACGACCGCCTTCGCTCATGGTGCTCAACGAACCGGAGACGTCGCTGCACCCGGACCTGGTGCGGCCCTTGGCAACCTTGATCGCCACTGCCGCCACCCAGACTCAGGTGGTGGTGGTCACGCACTCCCGGGCTCTGCTGGAATTCCTCGACACCACGCCGGTCGCCGACGAGAAGCGCGGCCGCGCCATCGAAGTGGAGCTCTACAAGCAGTGGGGTGAAACGAAAGTCGCCGGTTTGGGCCTGTTGACCACGCCCGCCTGGCACTGGGGAAACCGTTAG
- a CDS encoding SDR family oxidoreductase yields the protein MAQGSDFRGKRCFITGAASGIGRATALALAAQGAELYLTDRDVDGLAQTVADAQALGAQVPAHRALDISDYDQVAAFAADIHAAHPAMDVVMNIAGISAWGTVDQLTHQHWRSMIDVNLMGPIHVIETFVPPMVAARKGGQLVNVSSAAGIVALPWHSAYSASKYGLRGLSEVLRFDLARHRIGVSVVVPGAVKTGLVQTVQIAGVDRDDPDVQKWVDRFAGHAVSPEKAAAKILAGVRRNRFLIYTSPDIRALYAFKRVAWWPYSVAMRQVNVLFTRALRPRR from the coding sequence ATGGCGCAGGGGAGCGACTTTCGGGGGAAACGCTGCTTCATCACGGGGGCGGCAAGCGGTATCGGGCGGGCCACTGCGCTTGCCCTGGCGGCGCAGGGTGCCGAACTGTATCTCACCGACCGCGATGTCGACGGTCTGGCACAGACGGTGGCCGACGCGCAGGCGCTCGGTGCGCAGGTGCCCGCGCACCGCGCACTCGACATCTCGGACTACGACCAGGTAGCCGCGTTCGCGGCCGACATCCACGCCGCGCACCCCGCGATGGACGTGGTGATGAACATCGCCGGCATCTCGGCGTGGGGCACAGTCGATCAGCTCACCCATCAGCATTGGCGCTCGATGATCGACGTCAATCTCATGGGCCCCATCCATGTCATCGAGACGTTTGTGCCGCCGATGGTCGCCGCCCGCAAGGGTGGTCAGCTGGTGAACGTCTCGTCGGCCGCCGGCATCGTGGCCCTGCCCTGGCACAGCGCCTACAGCGCCAGCAAGTACGGGCTGCGTGGGCTCAGCGAGGTGCTGCGGTTCGACCTGGCCCGGCACCGTATCGGGGTGTCGGTGGTGGTCCCCGGGGCGGTGAAAACCGGTCTGGTGCAGACGGTTCAGATCGCCGGCGTCGACCGCGACGATCCTGACGTGCAGAAGTGGGTGGACCGGTTCGCCGGACACGCCGTGTCCCCGGAGAAGGCGGCCGCCAAGATCCTGGCCGGCGTGCGGCGTAACCGGTTCCTGATCTACACCTCACCCGACATCCGTGCGCTGTATGCGTTCAAACGCGTCGCGTGGTGGCCTTACAGCGTGGCCATGCGTCAGGTGAACGTGCTGTTCACCCGTGCACTGCGGCCCCGCCGCTAA
- a CDS encoding TetR/AcrR family transcriptional regulator, with product MTAEQIPEDSNEGPVRRSRGDRQRDAIVKAVRELLEEQSFADLSVSAISERAGVARSGFYFYFDTKYAVLAVIVAEAMEQLDQLTHNYAPREPDEEPAAFAKRMVGNAALVFATNDPIMSACTIAQNTDAQIRELMNDFEDGVIAKIVGLIEQDSGARPISDDISGLVRMLVATTAMTLSHDPAFIGRGEDPQRAVDVLERLWLNALWGGRSG from the coding sequence ATGACCGCCGAACAGATCCCGGAGGACAGCAACGAAGGCCCGGTGCGGCGCAGCCGCGGTGACCGGCAGCGCGACGCCATCGTCAAGGCTGTTCGGGAGCTGCTCGAGGAGCAATCGTTCGCCGACCTGTCCGTCAGCGCGATCAGCGAACGCGCCGGCGTGGCCCGCTCGGGCTTCTACTTCTACTTCGACACCAAGTACGCGGTCCTCGCGGTGATCGTGGCCGAAGCCATGGAGCAGCTCGACCAACTCACGCACAACTACGCGCCGCGCGAGCCCGACGAGGAACCCGCGGCGTTCGCCAAGCGGATGGTCGGCAATGCCGCCCTGGTATTCGCCACCAACGACCCCATCATGTCGGCCTGCACCATCGCGCAGAACACCGATGCGCAGATCCGTGAGCTGATGAACGACTTCGAGGACGGGGTGATCGCCAAGATCGTCGGCCTGATCGAGCAGGACAGCGGGGCCCGCCCAATCTCGGACGACATTTCCGGGCTGGTACGCATGCTGGTGGCGACCACCGCGATGACGCTGTCCCACGACCCGGCGTTCATCGGCCGCGGCGAGGACCCGCAGCGCGCGGTCGACGTGCTGGAACGACTGTGGCTCAATGCCCTGTGGGGTGGCCGGTCCGGCTAG
- a CDS encoding cytochrome P450, translating into MATISTPHYLLDQAKRRFTPTPNTLPGMAAVEKRLKEKDWDQFVFSEPPAGSGLKAIMGDSGLPIIGHMIEIFRGGPEFILDMYRKHGPLYFADSPALSAVMALGPDATQAVFSNRNKDFSQRAWDPVIGPFFEGGLMLLDFDEHMFHRRIMQEAFTRTRLTGYVSHIDSVATQVLANDWVADDARFLFHPAVKELTLDIASEVFMGHPAGTDRKLVTTINQAFTTTTRAGNAVVRTPVPPLAWWRGIQARKTLEDYFSSSIGEKRRSESTDMFSVLCHAQDEDGQSFTDDQIVSHMIFLMMAAHDTSTSTMTTMAYHLAANPQWQDELRAESDRIGDGPLDIEALEKLETYDLVINESLRMMTPLPFNFRQAVRDTDLLGYFIPAGTNVVTWPSINHLMPELWTDPKRFDPARFAEPRNEHKKHRYAFAPFGGGAHKCIGMVFGQLEIKTVMHRLLRRYRLELAHPGYTPRYDYGGMPVPIDGMPIVLRPVR; encoded by the coding sequence ATGGCAACGATCAGCACTCCGCACTATCTCCTTGATCAGGCAAAGCGACGCTTCACCCCGACACCGAACACGCTGCCGGGCATGGCCGCCGTGGAGAAGCGCCTGAAGGAGAAGGACTGGGATCAGTTCGTCTTCTCCGAGCCGCCGGCGGGCAGTGGCCTCAAGGCGATCATGGGCGACTCCGGGCTGCCGATCATCGGCCACATGATCGAGATCTTCCGCGGCGGCCCCGAGTTCATCCTCGACATGTACCGCAAGCACGGGCCGCTCTACTTCGCCGATTCACCGGCCCTGTCCGCGGTGATGGCCCTGGGGCCCGACGCCACCCAGGCGGTGTTCTCCAACCGCAACAAGGACTTCTCCCAACGCGCCTGGGATCCGGTGATCGGCCCCTTCTTCGAGGGCGGGCTGATGTTGCTCGATTTCGACGAGCACATGTTCCACCGCAGGATCATGCAGGAAGCCTTCACGCGCACCAGATTGACCGGCTACGTCTCGCACATCGACTCGGTGGCAACGCAGGTGCTGGCCAACGACTGGGTGGCCGACGATGCGCGATTCCTGTTCCACCCCGCGGTCAAGGAGCTGACCCTCGACATCGCCTCGGAGGTCTTCATGGGCCATCCCGCCGGCACCGATCGCAAGCTCGTCACCACCATCAACCAGGCCTTCACGACCACCACCCGGGCCGGTAACGCCGTCGTGCGCACCCCGGTTCCGCCGTTGGCCTGGTGGCGCGGCATCCAGGCGCGCAAAACCCTGGAGGACTATTTCTCCAGCTCGATCGGCGAGAAGCGGCGGTCGGAGAGCACCGACATGTTCAGCGTGCTCTGTCACGCGCAGGACGAGGACGGCCAGAGCTTCACCGACGATCAGATCGTCAGCCACATGATCTTCCTGATGATGGCCGCGCACGACACTTCGACCTCGACCATGACGACGATGGCCTACCACCTGGCCGCCAACCCGCAGTGGCAGGACGAGTTGCGCGCGGAGTCCGACCGCATCGGGGACGGTCCGTTGGATATCGAGGCGCTGGAGAAGCTGGAGACCTACGACCTGGTGATCAACGAGTCGCTGCGGATGATGACGCCGCTGCCGTTCAACTTCCGCCAGGCCGTGCGGGACACCGATCTGCTGGGTTATTTCATCCCGGCCGGAACCAATGTGGTGACGTGGCCGTCGATCAACCACCTCATGCCCGAGCTGTGGACCGACCCCAAGCGCTTCGATCCCGCCCGCTTCGCCGAGCCCCGCAACGAGCACAAGAAGCACCGCTACGCATTCGCACCGTTCGGCGGTGGCGCACATAAATGCATCGGGATGGTGTTCGGGCAGCTGGAGATCAAGACCGTCATGCACCGGCTCCTGCGCCGGTACCGGCTGGAGCTGGCGCATCCGGGCTACACGCCGAGGTATGACTACGGCGGCATGCCGGTGCCGATCGACGGGATGCCGATCGTGCTGCGCCCCGTCCGCTGA
- a CDS encoding 2-isopropylmalate synthase, producing MYPSATPITHHRPAFAASFAAPLPRGVRAAAESVSWDDFLAEYAPSGGPLRLGQWSCTDAARQGRRLGPQSRGYQATLAVGDTVSTSRAAASGPIAALTAMLHDRGIALETTSFHQLPTGGRTATFLQGNDGSRSMWAMGLDTDPELSALRAVIACVNRLMST from the coding sequence ATGTATCCCTCGGCAACACCGATCACGCACCACCGTCCCGCGTTCGCGGCCAGCTTCGCCGCGCCGCTGCCCCGTGGCGTGCGGGCCGCCGCGGAGTCGGTGTCCTGGGACGACTTCCTGGCCGAATACGCGCCCAGCGGCGGGCCGCTGCGCTTGGGCCAGTGGAGCTGCACCGACGCCGCGCGCCAGGGACGACGGTTGGGACCGCAGAGCCGCGGCTACCAGGCCACCCTCGCCGTCGGCGACACCGTCAGCACGTCACGGGCCGCAGCCAGTGGCCCGATCGCCGCGCTGACCGCGATGCTGCACGACCGCGGTATCGCCCTGGAGACCACCTCGTTTCACCAGCTGCCGACCGGCGGACGCACCGCCACCTTCCTGCAGGGCAACGACGGAAGCCGCAGCATGTGGGCGATGGGCCTGGACACCGACCCGGAGTTGTCGGCGTTGCGGGCTGTCATCGCGTGCGTGAACCGGTTGATGAGCACCTGA
- a CDS encoding sulfite exporter TauE/SafE family protein, which yields MSFWDVALLIAAGIIGGLSGSIAGLASVATYPALLLIGLPPVTANVTNTVAIVFNGIGSVWGSRPELAGQGAWIKRILPVAVVGGAAGAALLLCTPAEGFEKAVPLLIGVASLAILLPPKEHREARLGDHRDHIVRVTVEAVTIFLITIYGGYFGAAAGVLLLALLLRAGGATLAHANAGKNVILGVANSVAALAFVFLAPVYWPAVLPLGLGCLIGSRLGPIVVRHAPATPLRVLIGLAGFALAIKLAFDAY from the coding sequence ATGAGTTTCTGGGACGTCGCACTGCTCATCGCCGCAGGCATCATCGGCGGCTTGTCCGGCAGCATCGCCGGCCTCGCGTCGGTCGCCACTTACCCGGCACTACTGCTGATCGGACTGCCGCCCGTGACGGCGAACGTGACCAACACCGTCGCCATCGTGTTCAACGGCATCGGCTCGGTGTGGGGTTCACGACCTGAGCTGGCCGGGCAGGGTGCGTGGATCAAGCGGATCCTGCCGGTCGCCGTGGTCGGCGGCGCCGCGGGCGCGGCACTGCTGCTGTGCACCCCGGCCGAAGGTTTCGAGAAGGCCGTGCCGCTCCTCATCGGCGTCGCGTCGTTGGCGATCCTGTTGCCGCCCAAGGAGCATCGAGAAGCGCGGCTGGGCGATCACCGCGATCACATCGTGCGCGTGACCGTGGAAGCCGTGACGATCTTTCTGATCACGATCTACGGCGGCTACTTCGGTGCCGCTGCCGGTGTGCTGTTGTTGGCCCTGTTGCTGCGGGCCGGAGGTGCCACGCTCGCCCACGCCAACGCGGGCAAGAACGTCATCCTCGGCGTCGCCAATTCTGTGGCGGCCCTTGCCTTCGTGTTCTTGGCGCCCGTGTACTGGCCTGCGGTGCTGCCGCTCGGGTTGGGTTGCCTCATCGGCTCACGGCTGGGGCCGATCGTGGTGCGGCACGCTCCGGCCACGCCACTGCGGGTGCTGATCGGCCTGGCGGGCTTCGCGCTGGCCATCAAGCTCGCCTTCGACGCCTACTGA
- a CDS encoding phosphotransferase family protein — MPDDVQPLPTLSDADLAALTPWLRSQGVGSTITDVVPLTGGTQNIVVGLRVDGRPMVLRRPPLHPRPTSDKTMLREIAVLRTLAGSAVPHPGFIAGCTDLDVLGVVFYLMEQVDGFNPGTEVADAYRADADMRYRVGLSYAASLAELGNAAWVDSPLAEIRPPGSFLARQVPQFLRLLESYRHEHYAPESLPAVGELAQWLESNRPADAEPGIMHGDAHLNNVLLERESPQLAAFIDWEMCTIGDPLLDLGWMLVCWPHHPNPINAGSALAALGGLAGRGDLLDAYRDAGGRKISVLDWYVALACFKLGIVIEGTWSRYLAGRASREAGEQLHASAANLIDLGTRVAKGDNPFL, encoded by the coding sequence ATGCCGGACGACGTGCAGCCGCTGCCGACGCTCAGTGACGCCGACCTGGCGGCGTTGACGCCCTGGCTGCGCAGCCAGGGCGTCGGTTCGACCATCACCGATGTGGTGCCGCTGACCGGCGGAACCCAGAACATCGTGGTGGGTCTGCGGGTCGACGGCAGGCCGATGGTGCTGCGCCGACCACCGCTACACCCGCGTCCGACCAGCGACAAGACGATGCTGCGTGAGATCGCCGTGCTGCGGACCCTGGCCGGGTCCGCGGTACCCCATCCGGGATTCATCGCCGGCTGCACCGATCTCGACGTGCTCGGTGTCGTGTTCTATCTGATGGAGCAGGTGGACGGATTCAACCCGGGCACCGAGGTCGCCGACGCGTACCGGGCCGATGCGGACATGCGCTATCGCGTCGGGCTGTCGTACGCCGCGAGCCTGGCCGAGCTCGGTAACGCCGCCTGGGTCGACAGCCCCCTGGCAGAGATCCGGCCGCCGGGTTCCTTTCTGGCTCGCCAAGTTCCGCAGTTCCTGCGGCTCTTGGAAAGCTACCGGCACGAGCACTACGCGCCGGAATCACTGCCCGCGGTGGGGGAGTTGGCGCAGTGGCTGGAATCGAACCGGCCGGCCGACGCCGAGCCCGGCATCATGCACGGTGACGCCCACCTGAACAACGTGCTGTTGGAGCGCGAGAGCCCGCAGTTGGCCGCGTTCATCGACTGGGAGATGTGCACCATCGGCGACCCGCTACTGGACCTCGGCTGGATGCTGGTGTGCTGGCCGCACCATCCCAACCCCATCAACGCGGGCTCGGCGTTGGCCGCTCTCGGTGGGCTCGCCGGCCGGGGCGACCTGCTCGACGCCTACCGCGATGCCGGCGGCCGAAAGATCTCTGTACTCGACTGGTATGTGGCGCTGGCCTGCTTCAAGCTCGGGATCGTGATCGAGGGCACCTGGTCGCGGTACCTGGCCGGGCGGGCCAGCCGGGAAGCCGGTGAACAACTGCATGCGTCGGCGGCCAACCTGATCGATCTGGGGACCCGGGTCGCCAAGGGGGACAACCCGTTCCTTTGA
- a CDS encoding class I SAM-dependent methyltransferase, whose translation MSAVVDDLLAKHRALWALGDYAAIAAEVVAPLGPELVAACGVGTRDRVLDVAAGTGDAAIPAAVTGARVVASDLCPELVQRGRQHATDRGVELQWREANAEALPFGDDEFDVVMSCIGVMFAPHHQQAADELIRVCRPGGRIGVISWTPEGFIGQLFATMKPYVPAPPAGVSAPPLWGSEDYVRALFGDAVVDISAQRRDLSVGTFADGAAFRDYFKANYGPTIAAYRGIADDPARVAELDADIAALGDRSISDGSMAWQYLLVTARKR comes from the coding sequence ATGAGCGCTGTAGTGGACGATTTGTTAGCCAAGCACCGTGCGCTGTGGGCGTTGGGCGATTACGCCGCCATCGCCGCCGAGGTGGTGGCGCCGCTCGGTCCTGAACTCGTGGCCGCCTGCGGCGTCGGAACCCGCGACCGGGTGCTCGATGTCGCGGCGGGCACCGGCGATGCGGCGATCCCCGCCGCGGTGACGGGTGCGCGGGTCGTTGCCAGCGATCTGTGCCCGGAGTTGGTGCAGCGGGGCCGGCAGCATGCCACGGACCGCGGTGTCGAACTGCAGTGGCGCGAGGCCAACGCGGAAGCGCTGCCGTTCGGGGACGACGAGTTCGATGTGGTGATGTCGTGCATCGGAGTGATGTTCGCGCCGCATCATCAGCAGGCGGCCGACGAGCTGATCCGGGTGTGCCGCCCGGGCGGCCGTATCGGCGTGATCAGTTGGACCCCTGAAGGTTTCATCGGACAGCTGTTCGCGACCATGAAGCCGTACGTGCCCGCGCCACCGGCCGGGGTGTCCGCCCCGCCGCTGTGGGGCAGTGAGGACTATGTGCGCGCATTGTTCGGCGACGCAGTCGTCGACATCAGCGCGCAACGGCGAGACCTGTCGGTGGGCACATTCGCCGACGGGGCCGCATTTCGTGACTATTTCAAGGCCAACTACGGGCCGACCATCGCGGCGTACCGCGGTATCGCCGACGATCCGGCGCGGGTGGCCGAACTCGACGCCGACATCGCTGCCCTGGGGGACCGCAGCATCAGTGACGGCTCGATGGCCTGGCAGTACCTCTTGGTGACCGCGCGTAAGCGTTGA
- a CDS encoding winged helix-turn-helix transcriptional regulator: MSGYGQFCPMAKAMELLDERWTMLVVRELLLGSTHFNDLRRGVPKMSPALLSKRLKTLTRAGVVERAEIDGRTTYSLTDCGQELAGIVTALGAWGVRWIGELGEADLDPHLLFWDMRRTIPIENWPRSRTTVAFILDGVAVKASRWWLVVSDGQADVCDVDPGYDVTGTVETSLRTLTRIWRGDQGWTHAVLDGSVALSGPGDVRRAIPKWLGQSAAAAVPRPA, from the coding sequence ATGTCGGGATACGGCCAGTTCTGCCCGATGGCCAAGGCCATGGAATTGCTCGACGAACGCTGGACGATGCTGGTCGTCCGAGAGCTACTGCTCGGCAGCACCCATTTCAACGATCTGCGCCGTGGGGTGCCCAAGATGTCCCCGGCGCTGCTGTCCAAACGACTCAAGACCCTGACCCGCGCCGGGGTCGTCGAGCGCGCTGAAATCGATGGTCGCACAACCTATTCCCTCACCGACTGCGGTCAGGAGCTGGCCGGCATCGTCACCGCTCTTGGGGCATGGGGAGTTCGTTGGATCGGTGAGCTCGGTGAGGCCGACCTCGATCCACACCTGCTGTTCTGGGACATGCGCCGCACCATCCCGATCGAGAACTGGCCCCGGTCGCGCACCACGGTCGCGTTCATTCTCGACGGCGTCGCGGTCAAGGCATCACGATGGTGGCTGGTGGTGTCCGACGGTCAAGCCGACGTCTGCGATGTCGACCCGGGCTACGACGTGACGGGCACCGTCGAAACCAGCCTGCGCACGCTGACCCGGATCTGGCGTGGCGATCAGGGTTGGACGCACGCCGTGCTCGACGGCAGCGTCGCATTGTCCGGTCCCGGGGACGTGCGGCGCGCCATCCCCAAATGGCTCGGGCAGAGCGCGGCGGCGGCAGTACCCCGGCCGGCCTGA
- the poxB gene encoding ubiquinone-dependent pyruvate dehydrogenase, whose product MATVADQVISALSASGVRRVYGLPGDSLNGFTDAIRRSEAITWQHVRHEETAGFAAAADAALTGQLAVCAGSCGPGNLHLINGLFDAQRSRVPVLAIAAHIPRTEIGSGYFQETHPQQLFGECSVYCELVSTPEMAPRILEMAMRAAVEESGVAVVVVPGEIFLARTAGSAWTSRPVLPTHSIMRPDDESVRRAADLLNAAERVTILGGAGVAGAHDELIELAATLQAPVVHALRGKEFIEYDNPFDVGMTGLLGFASGYKAIKEADTLLMLGTDFPYQQFYPDGATIIQVDTRGRNLGRRTPIDLGLRGTVKDTMAALRPLLRAKTDREHLNRALRHYAKTRASLDSLAVNDRDKTPIRPEYVAALANRIASDDAVFTCDVGSPVVWAARYLTMNGRRRLIGSFNHGTMANALPHAIGAQTAYPGRQVIALAGDGGLTMLFGELVTLIQNRLPVKVIVFNNSSLNFVELEMKAAGIVTFGTDLVNPDFAAVAQSMGVFGRRVTEPAALERALADAFAHDGPAVVDVVTARQELSIPPAITVEQAKGFSLYAIRTILAGRADELLDLVSTNVARRILD is encoded by the coding sequence ATGGCAACCGTTGCAGACCAGGTGATCTCCGCGTTGAGTGCCAGTGGGGTCCGGCGCGTGTACGGCCTGCCCGGTGACAGCCTCAACGGGTTCACCGATGCCATCCGGCGCTCTGAGGCCATCACGTGGCAACACGTCCGACATGAGGAGACGGCGGGGTTCGCCGCGGCGGCAGATGCGGCGCTGACCGGCCAATTGGCCGTGTGCGCGGGTAGCTGCGGGCCGGGCAATCTGCACCTCATCAACGGCCTGTTCGACGCGCAACGCAGCCGGGTTCCCGTGCTGGCCATCGCCGCGCACATCCCGCGCACCGAAATCGGTTCGGGATACTTTCAGGAAACCCACCCGCAGCAGCTGTTCGGCGAGTGCAGCGTCTACTGCGAATTGGTCAGCACCCCGGAGATGGCGCCGCGCATTCTCGAGATGGCGATGCGCGCCGCAGTCGAAGAGAGCGGGGTCGCGGTGGTCGTCGTGCCGGGGGAGATATTCCTCGCGCGCACTGCAGGTTCCGCATGGACGTCGCGCCCGGTGTTGCCGACGCATTCGATCATGCGCCCCGACGACGAATCGGTGCGCCGCGCCGCAGACCTGCTCAATGCCGCCGAGCGGGTCACCATCCTCGGCGGCGCCGGAGTGGCAGGCGCGCACGACGAGCTGATCGAACTGGCCGCGACATTGCAGGCGCCGGTGGTACATGCGTTGCGCGGCAAGGAGTTCATCGAATACGACAACCCGTTCGACGTCGGGATGACCGGGCTGCTCGGGTTCGCGTCGGGATACAAGGCCATCAAAGAGGCCGACACCCTGTTGATGCTCGGCACCGATTTCCCGTATCAGCAGTTCTATCCCGACGGCGCGACGATCATCCAGGTCGACACCCGCGGCCGAAACCTGGGCCGTCGCACGCCGATCGACCTCGGTCTGCGCGGCACCGTCAAGGACACCATGGCCGCACTGCGACCCCTGCTGCGTGCCAAAACCGACCGCGAACACCTGAACCGGGCACTGCGGCACTACGCGAAAACCCGCGCATCCCTGGACTCTTTGGCCGTCAATGACCGGGACAAGACCCCGATCAGGCCCGAATATGTTGCCGCGCTTGCCAACCGGATCGCCAGCGATGACGCTGTGTTCACTTGCGACGTCGGGTCACCGGTGGTGTGGGCGGCGCGCTACCTCACGATGAACGGCAGGCGTCGCCTGATCGGGTCGTTCAACCACGGCACCATGGCCAACGCCCTGCCCCACGCCATCGGCGCCCAGACCGCCTACCCTGGCAGGCAGGTGATCGCGCTCGCCGGTGACGGTGGGCTGACCATGCTCTTCGGTGAACTGGTGACGCTGATCCAGAACCGGCTACCGGTCAAGGTGATCGTCTTCAACAACTCGTCGCTGAACTTCGTCGAGCTGGAGATGAAAGCTGCGGGCATCGTCACGTTCGGTACCGACCTGGTCAATCCCGACTTCGCCGCCGTCGCCCAGTCGATGGGGGTGTTCGGGCGGCGCGTGACCGAGCCGGCCGCCCTGGAACGGGCCCTGGCTGACGCCTTCGCCCACGACGGGCCGGCCGTGGTGGACGTCGTCACCGCCCGTCAAGAACTGTCGATACCACCGGCCATCACCGTCGAACAGGCCAAGGGCTTCTCGCTGTACGCGATCCGGACCATCCTGGCCGGCCGCGCTGACGAGCTGCTCGACCTGGTGTCCACCAACGTCGCACGCCGCATTCTGGACTGA
- a CDS encoding SDR family NAD(P)-dependent oxidoreductase produces MEIEGKKAIVVGGASGFGKATAEALAKRGAAVAVLDRPQSKGKEVADQIGGSFFEVDVTDFAGTEEALERAVAGLGGLHITVTTAGGGIGERTISKNGPHSLESFRASVDLNLIGTFNVSRLAAWQMSKNEPVDAEAEERGVIINTASIAAFEGQIGQVAYTASKAAIAGMSLTMARDLGSMGIRVLAIAPSLFATGLTQGIPDEFATQLTKDAAFPKRLGRPEEYAKLAVAIIENPMLNGQCIRLDAGQRFAPK; encoded by the coding sequence ATGGAGATCGAAGGCAAGAAGGCCATCGTCGTCGGTGGTGCGTCAGGCTTCGGCAAGGCGACGGCGGAGGCATTGGCCAAGCGTGGCGCCGCCGTCGCGGTGCTGGACCGACCGCAGTCCAAGGGCAAGGAAGTCGCCGACCAGATCGGCGGCTCGTTCTTCGAGGTCGACGTCACCGACTTCGCGGGCACCGAGGAGGCCCTGGAGCGGGCCGTAGCCGGTCTCGGCGGCCTGCACATCACCGTCACCACCGCCGGCGGCGGTATCGGTGAGCGCACCATCAGCAAGAACGGCCCGCACAGCCTGGAGTCGTTCCGCGCGAGCGTGGACCTCAACCTGATCGGGACGTTCAACGTCAGCCGGCTCGCTGCATGGCAGATGAGCAAGAACGAGCCCGTCGACGCGGAGGCCGAGGAACGCGGCGTCATCATCAACACCGCATCGATCGCGGCCTTCGAGGGGCAGATCGGCCAGGTCGCCTACACAGCCTCAAAGGCGGCTATCGCGGGCATGTCCCTGACCATGGCGCGCGACTTGGGCAGCATGGGGATCCGGGTGCTCGCCATCGCTCCCAGCCTCTTCGCGACCGGGTTGACGCAGGGCATTCCTGACGAGTTCGCCACGCAACTGACCAAGGATGCCGCGTTCCCGAAGCGGCTCGGCCGCCCGGAGGAGTACGCCAAGCTTGCCGTCGCGATCATCGAGAACCCGATGCTCAACGGCCAGTGCATCCGTTTGGACGCCGGCCAGCGCTTCGCCCCCAAGTAG